TTACTCGGCGCTCTGATCATCTTTGTCACCAGGGGTAAAAGCGAGAAGCTGCTGACTTTTTCACTGGCTTTTGCGGCAGGAGTAATGCTGAGCGTTTCTTTTTCAGACCTTTTGCCGGAAGCCAGGCAGTTTTTGAGCGCGGCGCAAGGGGAAACCCGCGGCGTGTTGTTTATGATCGGTTTCTTGATAGTGGGTATCCTGGTGGCCGCCGGCCTGGACTACTTTGTACCCCATGAAGAATTCGATGAAGAAAGCCACGACAAGCCCCACCAGAACCTATTCCGCATCGGCTTTATCTCCATGCTGGCCGTCGGCTTACATAACTTCCCGGAGGGCATCGCCGTGTTCATGGCCGGAGTCAGCGACCTGACCCTAGGCGTGTCCGTGGCAATAGCCATTACCATGCACAATATCCCGGAAGGCATCGCTGTAGCCATGCCCATCTACTTTGCCACCGGCAACAAGAAAGAAGCTCTTAAGTACACTTTTTTTACGGGCGTGGCGGAGCCGGTGGGCGCTTTGCTGGCGTTCCTGGTCTTACGTCCTTTTATCAATGATTTCTTGCTGGGGGCCATTTTCGCCGTGGTGGCCGGTATCATGCTGTATATTGCCATCGAAGAACTGATTCCTTCCTCCCGGCAGTACGGTTTTAACCGCCTCGCCTTGATCGCCACCTTCGTCGGCATCTGCGTCATGCCCCTCAGCTATATTTTTTGAGGCCGGGTACAAACTAGACTATTGACCTTCCCGTTACGTCAAGGTGTAAAGTGGTGGTTGTCAGGGGGTGAGCACATTGGAATATACCGTGCAGCAGTTGAGCGTACTGGCCGGCGTAAGCCCCAGGACCATCCGCTATTACGATGAAATCGGGCTCCTCAAGCCGGCCCGGATCAGCCCGGCAGGCTACCGGATCTACCGCCTCAGGGAGGTGGACCGGCTGCAGCAAATCCTGTTCTACCGGGAACTGGGGGTCAGCTTGGCCTGTATCAAGGAGATCCTAACGAAGCCGGATTTTGATGAGGTGGCCGCCTTGCGGGAGCACCGCCGGCAGCTGCTGGCAAAAAGACAGCGGCTTGACCTGCTCATCGCCAATGTGGAAAAGACCCTGGCCGCGAAGGAAGGGAGGATCGTCATGGCTGACAAGGAGAAGTTTGAAGGCTTCAAACGCAGACTGGTAGAGGAAAACGAGGCGAAATACGGCCGGGAAGCCCGGGACAAGTACGGCGATGCCACGGTAGATGCGTCCAATGCCAAGGTGCTGGGCATGACCCAGGAACAATACCAACGGCTGATGCAGTTGGAGCTCGAATTCAAGGAAACCCTGGCCGCCGCTTTCCAAGCCGGGGACCCAGCCGGGG
The window above is part of the Clostridia bacterium genome. Proteins encoded here:
- a CDS encoding MerR family transcriptional regulator, translating into MEYTVQQLSVLAGVSPRTIRYYDEIGLLKPARISPAGYRIYRLREVDRLQQILFYRELGVSLACIKEILTKPDFDEVAALREHRRQLLAKRQRLDLLIANVEKTLAAKEGRIVMADKEKFEGFKRRLVEENEAKYGREARDKYGDATVDASNAKVLGMTQEQYQRLMQLELEFKETLAAAFQAGDPAGEQAQKAADLHRQWLCFFWDNYSKEAHAGLVQMYVDDERFRAYYDEKQPGTAAFLRDAVLIYTGMNQ
- the zupT gene encoding zinc transporter ZupT, which translates into the protein MGNEQALTSLSISVLAGMATLLGALIIFVTRGKSEKLLTFSLAFAAGVMLSVSFSDLLPEARQFLSAAQGETRGVLFMIGFLIVGILVAAGLDYFVPHEEFDEESHDKPHQNLFRIGFISMLAVGLHNFPEGIAVFMAGVSDLTLGVSVAIAITMHNIPEGIAVAMPIYFATGNKKEALKYTFFTGVAEPVGALLAFLVLRPFINDFLLGAIFAVVAGIMLYIAIEELIPSSRQYGFNRLALIATFVGICVMPLSYIF